One region of Chelonoidis abingdonii isolate Lonesome George chromosome 14, CheloAbing_2.0, whole genome shotgun sequence genomic DNA includes:
- the LOC116835096 gene encoding olfactory receptor 6B1-like: MAGTKWRNQTSVKKFILLGFGDLPELQILLFLLFLVIYIVTVAGNILIVVLVVTDQHLHTPMYFFLGNLSCLETCYTSTILPKMLASFLTGDRTISVRGCIAQFYFFCSLAATECYLLAAMSYDRYLAICKPLHYAPVMNSTFILQLAAGSWILGSLACSTVIYLMSQLIFCGPNEIDHFFCDFTPIIKVSCSENHLVVLLDSILACVFTLPPFLLTVISYIFIIATILRIPSVTGRQKAFSTCSSHLIIVTIFYLTLMIVYMLPKTNQLRAFHTALSVGYTVVTPLANPLIYSLRNKEVKKALRKAASKLVPFTCHHTN, from the coding sequence ATGGCAGGCACAAAATGGAGAAATCAAACGTCTGTCAAGAAATTCATCCTTCTGGGATTTGGGGATCTCCCTGAGCTGcaaattcttctcttcctgctgtttctAGTGATCTACATTGTAACCGTGGCTGGAAACATCCTCATTGTTGTGCTAGTTGTGactgatcagcaccttcacacccccatgtacttcttcctggggaacttgtcctgcttggagacctgctacacctcCACCATCCTGCCCAAGATGCTGGCCAGTTTCCTGACTGGGGACAGAACCATTTCTGTTAGGGGCTGCATTGctcaattttatttcttttgttctttggcAGCTACAGAATGTTACCTCCTAGCAGCGATGTCTTATGATCGGTATTTAGCAATATGTAAACCCCTGCATTATGCACCTGTTATGAACAGTACGTTTATCCTCCAGCTAGCAGCTGGGTCTTGGATACTGGGGTCACTGGCTTGTAGCACAGTAATATATTTGATGTCACAGCTAATTTTCTGTGGTCccaatgaaattgaccatttcttttgtgatttcacTCCAATCATAAAAGTCTCCTGCAGCGAAAACCACCTCGTAGTACTCCTGGATTCCATCCTGGCCTGTGTATTTACTCTGCCACCATTTCTGCTGACTGTGATATCATATATTTTTATCATCGCCACCATCCTGAGAATCCCTTCAGTCACCGGGaggcaaaaggccttttccacctgtTCCTCTCACCTCATCATCGTTACTATTTTCTATTTGACCCTAATGATTGTTTATATGTTGCCAAAAACCAACCAGCTGAGGGCCTTTCACACAGCACTCTCTGTCGGCTACACAGTTGTGACCCCCCTGGCCaaccccctcatctacagcctgaggaacaaagagGTGAAGAAGGCACTGAGGAAAGCGGCCAGTAAATTGGTGCCTTTCACATGCCATCACACAAATTGA